Proteins encoded within one genomic window of Amorphoplanes friuliensis DSM 7358:
- a CDS encoding LacI family DNA-binding transcriptional regulator, whose product MTAERTRATGRPTLDQVALRAGVGRGTVSRVVNGSAQVSPGARAAVEDAIAELGYVPNRAARTLVTQRTDSIALVIFESGERFFAEPFFGRIVQSISSGLVDRGLQMVLMISQSPQERERLEGYLTRQHVDGALLLSLHGNDNLMATLEQRGVATVRAGRPTHADAGTFVDADNRGGAREATGYLAQLGRRRIATITGPLDMAAGIARLDGYRDVVGEGIVANGDFSEESGAAAMQWLLDRHPGVDAVFAASDMMAAGALRVMRQRGLSAPRDIAVVGFDNSVIARHTDPPLSSVHQPIEEMGQEMVRLLLAKIDHEDAGEGGLVLSTRLVLRGSA is encoded by the coding sequence ATGACGGCGGAGCGGACCCGGGCCACCGGACGCCCGACGCTCGACCAGGTCGCGCTCCGGGCCGGTGTCGGGCGCGGGACGGTCTCCCGCGTGGTGAACGGCTCGGCGCAGGTCAGTCCCGGTGCCCGCGCGGCGGTCGAGGACGCGATCGCCGAGCTCGGCTACGTCCCGAACAGGGCCGCGCGCACGCTCGTGACACAGCGGACCGACTCGATCGCGCTGGTCATCTTCGAGTCGGGGGAGCGGTTCTTCGCCGAACCGTTCTTCGGCCGGATCGTGCAGTCCATCTCGTCCGGCCTCGTCGACCGCGGCCTCCAGATGGTCCTGATGATCTCGCAGTCGCCGCAGGAGCGCGAACGCCTCGAGGGCTACCTGACCCGCCAGCACGTCGACGGCGCGCTGCTGCTCTCGCTGCACGGCAACGACAACCTGATGGCCACCCTCGAGCAGCGCGGTGTCGCCACGGTCCGGGCCGGGCGTCCCACCCACGCCGACGCGGGCACCTTCGTCGACGCCGACAATCGTGGCGGCGCCCGCGAGGCCACCGGTTATCTCGCCCAGCTGGGCCGCCGCCGGATCGCGACCATCACCGGCCCGCTCGACATGGCCGCGGGCATCGCCCGCCTGGACGGATACCGCGACGTCGTCGGCGAGGGCATCGTCGCGAACGGCGACTTCAGCGAGGAGAGCGGCGCGGCGGCCATGCAGTGGCTCCTCGACCGGCACCCCGGCGTCGACGCGGTCTTCGCCGCCTCCGACATGATGGCGGCGGGCGCCCTGCGGGTGATGCGCCAGCGCGGGCTCTCCGCGCCCCGGGACATCGCGGTGGTCGGCTTCGACAACTCCGTGATCGCCCGGCACACCGACCCGCCGCTGAGCAGCGTGCACCAGCCGATCGAGGAGATGGGCCAGGAGATGGTCCGTCTCCTGCTCGCCAAGATCGACCACGAGGACGCCGGCGAGGGCGGGCTGGTCCTGAGCACCCGGCTGGTCCTCCGCGGCTCGGCCTGA
- a CDS encoding serine/threonine-protein kinase, with protein MSDDWPPAGTLMASRYRLVSRLETGGMAQIWHADDELLDRPVALKLPSGLDPARADVLHLAWKEARMAARLSHPNIAAVHDYNAAMRPEGFMAPFVVMELLAGESLAARLDRSPLSWQESAGIGIAVADALTAAHANGVVHRDIKPGNVMLTPTGVKILDFGISAATGEPDDDETGVTFGTPAYVAPERLDGKPAEPATDVYGLGVLLYEMVTGDPPYPVDTWEELDAARTAPPRSLPAELPVAFRELVELCLREEPDRRPTAAHVSRELAALTPPAAPPAPRKKRRVALFSGLAALVVSLIALFAALGSSRQSIDAAPSTAPSAAPSAAPSGVTPRSAPASTRPAAPPTARATPTPTPTAAAPLRVDDAIDRVRATVRTGRESGQIRPDVAQDLLNLLQPLGRAEAADVSVRVEELQRKVQERTDEGSVDEARADLLSARLADLSRAAERATG; from the coding sequence ATGAGCGATGACTGGCCACCGGCAGGCACCCTCATGGCATCCCGCTACCGGCTGGTCTCGCGCCTGGAAACGGGCGGGATGGCGCAGATCTGGCACGCCGACGACGAGCTGCTCGACCGGCCCGTCGCCCTCAAACTGCCCTCCGGGCTCGACCCGGCACGCGCGGACGTCCTGCACCTGGCCTGGAAAGAGGCCAGGATGGCGGCCCGGCTGTCGCACCCCAACATCGCGGCCGTGCACGACTACAACGCGGCGATGCGGCCCGAAGGGTTCATGGCGCCGTTCGTCGTGATGGAACTGCTGGCCGGTGAGTCGCTGGCCGCCCGGCTCGACCGCTCACCACTGTCCTGGCAGGAGTCCGCGGGGATCGGCATCGCGGTCGCGGACGCCCTCACCGCCGCCCACGCCAACGGTGTCGTGCACCGCGACATCAAGCCGGGCAACGTGATGCTGACGCCGACGGGCGTGAAGATCCTGGACTTCGGCATCAGCGCCGCCACCGGTGAACCCGACGACGACGAGACCGGCGTGACCTTCGGAACCCCCGCCTACGTCGCCCCGGAACGGCTCGACGGCAAGCCCGCCGAACCCGCCACCGACGTGTACGGCCTGGGTGTGCTGCTCTACGAGATGGTCACGGGGGATCCGCCGTACCCGGTGGACACCTGGGAGGAGCTCGACGCGGCCCGGACCGCACCGCCGCGGTCCCTGCCGGCGGAGCTGCCGGTCGCCTTCCGGGAGCTCGTCGAGCTGTGCCTGCGCGAGGAGCCGGACCGGCGGCCGACCGCGGCCCACGTCAGTCGTGAGCTGGCCGCCCTCACCCCGCCCGCTGCGCCGCCTGCGCCGAGGAAGAAGCGGCGGGTCGCGCTCTTCTCGGGGCTGGCCGCGCTGGTGGTCTCGCTGATCGCCCTCTTCGCCGCGCTGGGCTCGTCCCGGCAGAGCATCGACGCGGCACCGTCCACGGCGCCGTCAGCCGCACCGTCGGCCGCGCCCTCGGGCGTCACGCCCAGGTCCGCGCCCGCGAGCACCCGGCCGGCGGCCCCGCCCACCGCAAGAGCCACCCCCACCCCCACCCCCACCGCCGCGGCGCCGCTGCGGGTGGACGATGCGATCGATCGGGTACGCGCGACGGTCCGGACCGGCAGGGAGAGCGGTCAGATCCGCCCGGACGTGGCGCAGGATCTGCTCAACCTGCTGCAACCGCTGGGCCGGGCCGAAGCGGCGGACGTCAGCGTCAGGGTGGAGGAGCTCCAGCGCAAGGTCCAGGAACGCACCGACGAGGGCAGCGTCGACGAAGCCCGCGCCGATCTGCTCTCGGCCCGCCTCGCCGACCTGTCCCGCGCTGCCGAACGCGCCACGGGCTGA
- a CDS encoding sulfite exporter TauE/SafE family protein, protein MLELFAIFAAGFWAGMINVVVGSGTLVTFPTLLLFGYPPLVANVSNNIGLVGGGITGTWGYRSELAGQGARLRLLLPASAAGGITGALLLLVLPVGAFRAIVPVLITIGLVMVVAGPAMQRRAARRRATGESPARRVAIVAGVFLLGIYGGYFGAAQGVLIVGLLSVLTTQSIQSITGLKNLLTTAVNALAAITFMIVSWDSVDWRVVALIAAGATLGGLAGARFGRRLSPFLLRGLIILIGLIALARLLFFS, encoded by the coding sequence GTGCTCGAGTTGTTCGCGATCTTCGCCGCGGGGTTCTGGGCCGGCATGATCAACGTGGTCGTGGGCTCCGGCACGCTGGTGACTTTCCCGACGCTCCTGCTGTTCGGCTATCCGCCGCTGGTCGCCAACGTGTCGAACAACATCGGCCTGGTCGGTGGCGGCATCACCGGCACCTGGGGTTACCGCTCGGAGCTGGCCGGCCAGGGCGCACGGCTGCGGCTGTTGCTGCCGGCCTCGGCCGCCGGAGGCATCACCGGTGCGCTGCTGCTCCTGGTCCTGCCCGTGGGCGCCTTCCGGGCGATCGTGCCGGTCCTGATCACGATCGGCCTGGTCATGGTCGTCGCCGGCCCGGCGATGCAGCGCCGCGCCGCCCGCCGCCGTGCGACCGGGGAGTCACCGGCCCGCCGGGTGGCCATCGTCGCCGGTGTGTTCCTGCTGGGCATCTACGGCGGCTACTTCGGCGCGGCCCAGGGTGTGCTGATCGTCGGTCTGCTCAGCGTGCTGACCACGCAGTCGATCCAGTCCATCACCGGCCTGAAGAACCTGCTGACCACGGCCGTGAACGCCCTCGCCGCGATCACCTTCATGATCGTGTCGTGGGACTCGGTCGACTGGCGGGTGGTCGCGCTGATCGCCGCGGGCGCGACGCTGGGCGGACTGGCAGGGGCACGTTTCGGTCGCCGGCTGTCGCCCTTCCTGCTGCGCGGCTTGATCATCCTCATCGGCCTGATCGCGCTCGCCCGCCTGCTGTTCTTCAGCTGA
- a CDS encoding RICIN domain-containing protein — MSVRRRFLSAAVTALLTAGLLAPGAAAEAAPPGPTDFLSGFLLINTNSRKCLTVDDGSSLAVQRPCRDQRSQMWRMRLATWTGLFQIQNLRSGRCLTIAAGGKDNNNRAVQAPCDDAQSRRWRLLDAPGDTFLMRNANSGRCLTIAGGEVGTGVPAVQNDCDGHRSRRWSGELIGGNRP, encoded by the coding sequence ATGTCTGTCCGCCGCCGTTTCCTGTCCGCCGCGGTGACCGCCCTGCTCACCGCCGGCCTGCTGGCACCCGGCGCCGCCGCCGAGGCCGCCCCGCCCGGCCCGACCGACTTCCTCTCCGGGTTCCTGCTGATCAACACCAACAGCAGGAAGTGCCTGACGGTCGACGACGGTTCCAGCCTCGCCGTGCAGCGGCCCTGCCGCGACCAGCGGTCCCAGATGTGGCGGATGCGGCTCGCCACCTGGACCGGTCTCTTCCAGATCCAGAACCTGCGCAGCGGCCGTTGCCTCACCATCGCGGCCGGCGGCAAGGACAACAACAACCGTGCCGTCCAGGCGCCCTGCGACGACGCGCAGTCCCGCCGCTGGCGGCTGCTCGACGCCCCGGGGGACACGTTCCTCATGCGCAACGCGAACAGCGGCCGCTGCCTGACGATCGCGGGCGGCGAGGTCGGCACCGGCGTCCCGGCGGTGCAGAACGACTGTGACGGTCACCGGTCGCGCCGCTGGTCGGGCGAGCTCATCGGCGGTAACCGCCCGTGA
- a CDS encoding SGNH/GDSL hydrolase family protein produces the protein MRSVRCAVAALVVVALTLAGGPPAHADNTAAMTFPADGRLSIELIVAAGSYEPDFLSFVANDYDDTPLCSGSCGSGVWESPSEPAGTPFDIALGELDGSFQLSDDRYALQRDGTTVWTFTRRADKRNFAYTVRLTFLPGTGPGPGSGEPAPANRPPVFTEAPQQVDGVFPQPGSFRVAAQDPDGGPVTVTWSQLPLQPVKVDCVRSADGSVATCSTTARSGLDHAGEITFTATDAPGARATTKVLVRPANYVALGDSFSSGEGAPPFDAGTDTKADKCHRSKFAWARYLDIEAPLALSGHFACSGALATNVVRDSFKTERPQTAQLRSVANVPELVTVSVGGNDVGFGDIILTCYLTGLATRGREVGAGPCINRVRRAKQDIDRLLPARLPDVYRSIGAQLTAGGRAGRVLVVGYPNIMATGTAFKAHCLWLSGGAREALVGLGTYLDTRIAQIVATTRTSGVPVSYVSTLNVLAGHELCTGDAYVEAIVPNGGKTQLSGHPTAAGQQRMRGRVDAAIAAMR, from the coding sequence GTGAGATCGGTGCGCTGCGCGGTGGCCGCCCTCGTGGTGGTCGCCCTGACGCTGGCCGGAGGACCACCCGCGCACGCCGACAACACCGCGGCGATGACTTTCCCGGCGGACGGCCGGCTGTCGATCGAGCTGATCGTGGCGGCCGGCAGTTACGAGCCGGACTTCCTGTCGTTCGTCGCCAACGATTACGACGACACCCCGTTGTGTTCCGGCTCCTGCGGGAGCGGCGTGTGGGAATCGCCGTCCGAGCCGGCCGGGACACCCTTCGACATCGCCCTCGGCGAGCTCGACGGTTCCTTCCAGCTGTCGGACGACCGGTACGCCCTGCAGCGGGACGGAACGACGGTGTGGACCTTCACGCGCCGCGCCGACAAGAGGAACTTCGCGTACACGGTCAGGCTCACGTTCCTGCCCGGCACCGGTCCGGGTCCCGGCAGCGGTGAACCCGCGCCGGCCAACCGGCCGCCGGTGTTCACCGAGGCGCCGCAGCAGGTCGACGGTGTCTTTCCGCAGCCGGGCAGCTTCCGGGTCGCGGCGCAGGACCCCGACGGCGGTCCGGTCACCGTGACCTGGTCGCAGTTGCCCCTGCAGCCGGTCAAGGTCGATTGTGTACGCTCGGCCGACGGCTCGGTGGCGACCTGCTCCACGACCGCGAGGTCGGGGCTGGACCACGCCGGCGAGATCACCTTCACCGCGACCGATGCGCCCGGCGCCCGGGCCACGACGAAGGTCCTGGTCCGCCCGGCGAACTACGTGGCGCTCGGCGACTCGTTCTCCTCCGGCGAGGGTGCACCGCCGTTCGATGCGGGCACCGACACCAAGGCCGACAAGTGCCACCGCAGCAAGTTCGCGTGGGCACGCTATCTCGACATCGAGGCGCCGCTGGCCCTGAGCGGGCACTTCGCCTGCTCGGGTGCGCTGGCGACGAACGTCGTCCGGGACAGCTTCAAGACCGAGCGGCCGCAGACCGCGCAGTTGCGGAGTGTCGCGAACGTCCCGGAACTCGTCACCGTCTCGGTCGGCGGCAACGACGTCGGGTTCGGGGACATCATCCTCACCTGTTACCTGACGGGACTGGCCACCCGCGGCCGGGAGGTCGGCGCCGGGCCCTGCATCAACCGGGTCCGCCGAGCGAAGCAGGACATCGACCGGCTGCTTCCGGCGCGTCTGCCGGACGTCTACCGCAGCATCGGCGCGCAGCTCACCGCCGGTGGTCGTGCCGGTCGGGTCCTGGTCGTCGGTTATCCCAACATCATGGCGACCGGTACGGCGTTCAAGGCGCACTGTCTCTGGCTGTCGGGCGGCGCGCGCGAGGCTCTGGTCGGGCTGGGCACCTACCTGGACACCCGCATCGCGCAGATCGTGGCCACGACCCGTACGAGCGGGGTCCCGGTCAGCTACGTCTCCACGCTGAACGTCCTGGCGGGGCACGAGCTGTGCACCGGTGATGCCTACGTCGAGGCGATCGTGCCCAACGGCGGGAAGACGCAGCTCTCCGGTCACCCGACCGCGGCCGGGCAGCAGAGGATGCGTGGCCGCGTGGATGCGGCCATCGCCGCGATGCGCTGA
- a CDS encoding alpha/beta hydrolase produces the protein MRRLLAALVVAGLTAGGAVAAAPVQAAPARGESGFTPAPISWGQCESPGLQSRNAQCGLLTVPLDYSRPGGTKIKLAVSRIVHKSSAADYQGVMLTNPGGPGGSGLTLSVLGEYVPDDVGSDYDWIGWDPRGVGSSEPSLTCDGELTTAYNRPYYVPVTRSLEKTWLNRSKTYAQECAKAGGALLDHVKTTDTVADMESIRKALGAKQINFYGFSYGTYLGQVYSTLHPDRVRRMVLDGNVDPRGVWYDANLAQDTAFDANSKVYWNWIARYDSVYHLGTTGKAVEKKYYATLEKLRKAPAGGVIGPDEWADVFTSAAYYVFEWTDIADAFAALVNNSDYAPVKALYDGGYPQGPGTDNGYAMYLATQCTDVKWPQSWDKWRRDNWRTYAKAPFLTWGNAWFNAPCLYWKGDVGKPVRISGKKTPPILLISETKDAATPYSGSLQVRKLYPRSVLVEGVGGTTHAGSLNGIACVDDTIAAYLADGSLPNRVRGNRSDKQCDPLPQPDPTAAAAKSATATGGGAARLLQGTSVQR, from the coding sequence ATGAGAAGACTCCTGGCCGCCCTCGTCGTCGCCGGCCTCACCGCCGGCGGCGCGGTGGCAGCGGCGCCGGTGCAGGCCGCACCGGCTCGCGGCGAGTCCGGCTTCACGCCGGCGCCGATCTCGTGGGGACAGTGCGAGAGCCCCGGGCTCCAGTCCCGCAACGCGCAGTGCGGCCTGCTCACGGTGCCGCTGGACTACAGCCGTCCGGGCGGCACCAAGATCAAGCTGGCCGTGTCGCGGATCGTGCACAAGTCGTCGGCCGCCGACTACCAGGGCGTCATGCTGACGAACCCCGGCGGTCCCGGCGGCTCGGGCCTGACGCTGTCGGTGCTCGGCGAGTACGTCCCGGACGACGTCGGCAGCGACTACGACTGGATCGGCTGGGACCCCCGCGGTGTCGGCTCCAGCGAACCGTCCCTGACCTGCGACGGCGAGCTGACCACGGCGTACAACCGGCCGTACTACGTTCCGGTGACCCGGTCGCTGGAGAAGACCTGGCTCAACCGCTCCAAGACGTACGCGCAGGAGTGCGCGAAGGCCGGCGGCGCGCTGCTGGACCACGTCAAGACCACCGACACGGTGGCCGACATGGAGAGCATCCGCAAGGCCCTGGGCGCCAAGCAGATCAACTTCTACGGCTTCTCCTACGGCACCTACCTGGGCCAGGTCTACAGCACCCTGCACCCCGACCGGGTACGCCGGATGGTGCTGGACGGCAACGTGGACCCCCGCGGCGTCTGGTACGACGCCAACCTGGCCCAGGACACCGCCTTCGACGCCAACTCCAAGGTGTACTGGAACTGGATCGCCAGGTACGACTCGGTCTACCACCTGGGCACGACCGGCAAGGCGGTCGAGAAGAAGTACTACGCGACCCTGGAGAAGCTCCGGAAGGCACCCGCGGGCGGCGTCATCGGCCCCGACGAGTGGGCCGACGTGTTCACCTCGGCGGCGTACTACGTCTTCGAGTGGACCGACATCGCCGACGCGTTCGCGGCACTGGTGAACAACAGCGACTACGCCCCGGTGAAGGCGCTCTACGACGGCGGCTACCCGCAGGGCCCCGGCACCGACAACGGCTACGCGATGTACCTCGCCACCCAGTGCACCGACGTCAAGTGGCCGCAGAGCTGGGACAAGTGGCGCCGCGACAACTGGCGTACCTACGCCAAGGCGCCGTTCCTGACCTGGGGCAACGCCTGGTTCAATGCCCCCTGCCTGTACTGGAAGGGTGACGTGGGCAAGCCCGTGCGGATCAGCGGCAAGAAGACCCCGCCGATCCTGCTCATCAGCGAGACGAAGGACGCGGCGACGCCGTACTCCGGCAGTCTCCAGGTGCGCAAGCTCTACCCGCGCTCGGTCCTCGTCGAGGGTGTCGGCGGCACCACCCACGCCGGCTCGCTCAACGGCATCGCGTGTGTGGACGACACGATCGCGGCGTACCTGGCCGACGGCTCGCTGCCGAACCGCGTCCGGGGCAACCGCTCCGACAAGCAGTGCGACCCTCTCCCCCAGCCCGACCCGACGGCTGCGGCGGCGAAGAGCGCAACAGCCACCGGCGGTGGCGCCGCCCGGTTGCTGCAGGGGACCTCGGTCCAGCGGTAG
- a CDS encoding FG-GAP repeat domain-containing protein, which produces MNGNRRLLALTAIAAMTVAAQLQGLPAAAAPPSGGGFGGVAGDFNGDGRDDIVTFTRGPAADVYVALSNGSAFTGTGVKWHDYFAAGTETPLVGDFNGDNKDDIVTFTRGAAADVYVALSTGSSFTGTGAKWHDYFAAGSEIPAVGDFNGDGRDDIATFTRGSSADVYVALSTGSAFSGTGQKWHDYFAAGSEIPAVGDFTGDGKDDIATFTRGASADVYVARSTGSGFVGTGAKWHDYFAAGSELPSVGDFTGDGKDDIVTFTRGSSADVYVARSTGSGFVGTGVKWHDYFAAGSEIPGTGDFTGDGLTDIATFTRGAAADVFVARSTARTFAGTGVRWHTWFAAGSELPQPGVLW; this is translated from the coding sequence ATGAACGGGAACCGGCGCCTGCTGGCGTTGACGGCAATCGCGGCCATGACGGTGGCGGCACAACTGCAGGGCCTTCCGGCCGCGGCGGCACCGCCGTCCGGCGGCGGATTCGGTGGCGTGGCCGGGGATTTCAACGGTGACGGCCGCGACGACATAGTCACCTTCACCCGCGGGCCGGCGGCCGACGTCTACGTCGCGTTGTCCAACGGCTCCGCCTTCACCGGTACCGGAGTCAAATGGCATGACTATTTTGCGGCCGGGACCGAAACGCCGTTGGTGGGTGATTTCAACGGTGACAACAAGGACGACATCGTGACGTTCACCCGTGGCGCGGCAGCCGACGTCTACGTCGCCTTGTCGACCGGTTCCTCCTTCACCGGAACGGGCGCCAAATGGCATGACTATTTCGCGGCGGGCTCGGAGATCCCGGCCGTCGGCGATTTCAACGGTGACGGCAGGGACGACATCGCCACCTTCACCCGCGGTTCCTCGGCCGACGTTTACGTCGCCCTCTCGACCGGCTCCGCCTTCTCCGGTACGGGTCAGAAGTGGCACGACTACTTCGCGGCAGGCTCGGAGATCCCGGCCGTCGGCGACTTCACGGGTGACGGCAAGGACGACATCGCCACGTTCACCCGGGGCGCGTCGGCGGACGTGTACGTCGCGCGGTCCACGGGTTCGGGGTTCGTGGGCACCGGCGCCAAGTGGCACGACTACTTCGCGGCGGGCTCGGAGTTGCCGTCGGTCGGCGACTTCACCGGTGACGGCAAGGACGACATCGTCACCTTCACGCGCGGTTCCTCGGCCGACGTCTACGTGGCCCGGTCGACGGGTTCGGGGTTCGTGGGCACCGGGGTCAAGTGGCACGACTACTTCGCGGCCGGCTCGGAGATCCCCGGCACCGGCGACTTCACCGGCGACGGCTTGACCGACATCGCCACGTTCACCCGGGGCGCGGCCGCGGACGTCTTCGTGGCGCGCTCGACCGCCCGGACCTTCGCCGGCACCGGCGTCCGCTGGCACACCTGGTTCGCCGCCGGATCGGAGCTGCCCCAGCCCGGCGTCCTCTGGTGA